In one Epinephelus moara isolate mb chromosome 6, YSFRI_EMoa_1.0, whole genome shotgun sequence genomic region, the following are encoded:
- the si:ch211-257p13.3 gene encoding kinesin-like protein KIFC3 — MYAFYSLLVYIFYTVFKKEEEEALEGACGSSSDEPRPVSMETGSRRRDGHTSKMGKKACVQLGESSSSSDSDEMSPSEEGEEDGSDIPACTPLAAFLSFKQEAEKRRASQVQLETTGKLTESPLVAVMSHLLSFLEQYSHFQQLQQQADQYRVQLKRHRVQHRRQMKALRASYRQRLRDKNSIISSLEEAISQQQTPSPLSEGESSSDAGAQAGIHKLVESLYGLQGERSKLRGELRLLHSQLEQKEKDRHSRIQAFQQQIDELKSCIEEREEELSRLRTATGATDSEKRVLCLSAENESLKQNLSVTQGLLQQLSAIPSQSSTMLIKENENLRSRVQQLEMSLQHRAEQLSQLERQSEQSEWRRGEELRKREDRVRELQLELDKERGKEPVVKYVTQTVEVESPATLKQLTKARQRNELLSDKLSNQNERCKQLEEHIRKSDEHSCNLQHKIAAYEREISTLREELLKEIGHLEERKEEAVKAAATCSAEHFQSLQDQFFCLQKRLTALPPTLRSMKTDYASLRSQVRNFSDFYGAAISDAKKQISAAITEMSEANKDLLEKYRKEVALRRKYHEQLVELKGNIRVLCRVKPVLKEDQREEGQSVVVTTDPNNESSLNVLNKGKGRIFELDKVFHPQATQEEVFQEIEPLVTSCIDGYHVCIFAYGQTGSGKTYTMEGSVENPGINQRALKHLFSEIEERKDMWSYTVTVSSVEIYNEVLRDLLSKDGEKLDIKINPDGTGQLHVPGLRVIEVKSFQHIKKILATARRNRITFGTQMNQHSSRSHALLCITVQGTDLATGSKTTGKLNLVDLAGSERVWKSGAEGERLKEAQNINRSLLSLGDVIQALRARQTHIPFRNSRLTYLLQDSLGKGSKTVMVVQVSALESNVGETLCSLKFAQRVCKVELGPAARKIESGGGQCD; from the exons GAGCCAAGacctgtttccatggaaacagggagcaggaggagagatggCCACACCTCCAAAATGGGAAAAAAGGCTTGTGTTCAGCTTGGTGAATCCA GCAGTAGCAGTGACAGTGATGAAATGTCCCCGAGTGAAGAAGGTGAGGAAGATGGCTCTGACATCCCAGCATGCACCCCTCTGGCTGCTTTCCTGTCTTTCAAGCAGGAGGCTGAGAAGAGGAGGGCCTCACAGGTCCAGCTGGAAACAACAGGAAAG TTGACAGAGTCTCCCCTGGTGGCGGTGATGTCCCACTTGCTGAGTTTTCTGGAGCAGTACTCCCACttccagcagctgcagcagcaagcCGACCAGTACCGGGTCCAGCTGAAGAGGCACCGCGTCCAGCACCGCCGCCAGATGAAGGCCCTGCGAGCGTCCTACCGCCAGCGCCTCAGGGACAAGAACAGCATCATCAGCAGCCTGGAGGAGGCCATCAGCCAGCAACAGACCCCCAGTCCACTGAGCGAGG GTGAGTCCAGCAGTGATGCAGGGGCACAAGCCGGGATTCACAAGCTGGTTGAGTCTCTGTACGGTCTGCAGGGCGAGAGGAGTAAGCTGAGGGGAGAGCTCCGTCTGCTACACTCACAGCTGGAGCAGAAGGAAAAGGACAGACACTCGCGTATACAGGCCTTTCAACAGCAG ATCGATGAGCTGAAGAGTTGCATAGAGGAGCGCGAGGAGGAGCTGTCAAGATTGAGAACAGCCACT GGGGCCACAGACTCAGAGAAGCGGGTTCTGTGTCTGTCAGCAGAGAACGAGAGTCTGAAGCAGAACCTGAGCGTTACACAAggcctcctgcagcagctgtcagCCATCCCCTCCCAGTCCAGCACCATGCTCATCAAG GAGAATGAAAACCTCCGCAGCAGAGTGCAGCAGCTGGAGATGTCCCTACAACATCGTGCTGAGCAGCTGTCTCAGCTGGAGCGACAGAGCGAACAAAGcgagtggaggagaggagaggagctgaGGAAACGAGAGGACCGGGTGAgggagctgcagctggagctgGACAAAGAGAGAGGCAAGGAGCCAGTGGTGAAG tATGTCACCCAGACGGTGGAGGTGGAATCACCGGCCACATTAAAGCAGCTGACCAAAGCCAGGCAGAGGAATGAACTGCTGTCTGACAAGCTATCCAATCAGAATGAGCGGTGCAAACAACTGGAGGAACACATCAGGAAGTCCGATGAACACAGCTGTAATCTGCAGCACAAG ATTGCAGCGTATGAGCGAGAAATCAGTACACtgagagaggagctgctgaaagAGATCGGCCActtggaggagaggaaggaggaggctGTGAAGGCTGCAGCTACCTGCTCGGCTGAGCACTTTCAGAGCCTGCAGGACCAATTCTTCT GCTTGCAGAAGCGTCTGACAGCACTCCCCCCAACTTTACGCTCCATGAAGACAGACTACGCCAGTCTGAGGAGCCAAGTTCGTAACTTCTCAGACTTTTATGGTGCAGCTATCAGTGATGCAAAAAAACAG ATTTCAGCAGCTATCACCGAGATGTCTGAAGCCAACAAAGATCTCCTGGAGAAATATAGGAAGGAGGTCGCACTGCGCAGGAAGTACCACGAGCAGCTGGTGGAGCTTAAAG GCAACATCCGTGTGCTGTGTCGTGTGAAGCCTGTGCTGAAAGAGGACCAGCGCGAGGAAGGCCAGTCTGTGGTGGTGACAACGGACCCCAACAACGAGTCCTCGCTCAACGTGCTGAACAAAGGAAAGGGTCGCATCTTTGAACTGGACAAGGTCTTCCACCCTCAGGCCACACAGGAAGAG GTCTTTCAGGAAATTGAGCCTCTTGTGACGTCCTGCATTGATGGCTACCATGTCTGCATATTTGCATATGGACAGACTGGCTCTGGAAAAACGTACACCATGGAG GGCAGTGTGGAAAACCCAGGCATCAACCAACGAGCCCTGAAACATCTCTTCAGTGAGATCGAGGAAAGGAAGGACATGTGGTCTTACACAGTCACCGTCAGCTCTGTGGAGATCTACAACGAGGTGCTAAG aGACCTGCTGAGTAAGGATGGAGAGAAACTGGACATTAAGATTAACCCGGACGGAACAGGACAGCTGCATGTGCCGGGCCTCAGGGTCATCGAAGTTAAGAGCTTTCAGCACATCAAGAAG ATTTTAGCTACAGCCCGAAGGAACAGGATCACCTTTGGCACTCAGATGAACCAGCACAGCTCCCGCTCCCATGCTCTGCTCTGCATCACTGTTCAGGGCACTGACCTCGCCACCGGATCCAAAACCACCG GCAAGTTGAACCTGGTGGACCTGGCCGGCTCGGAGAGGGTATGGAAATCTggtgcagagggagagaggctgaAAGAGGCCCAGAATATCAACCGCTCCCTGCTGTCACTGGGGGATGTAATTCAGGCACTGAGAGCTCGGCAGACTCATATCCCTTTCAGGAACTCCCGCCTTACATACTTATTACAAGACTCCCTGGGCAAAGGCAGCAAGACTGTCATGGTGGTGCAG GTGTCTGCGCTGGAGAGTAACGTGGGAGAGACATTGTGCTCACTGAAGTTTGCCCAGAGGGTGTGCAAGGTAGAGCTGGGTCCTGCAGCCAGGAAGATTGAATCTGGAGGTGGACAGTGCGACTGA
- the ccdc12 gene encoding coiled-coil domain-containing protein 12 — translation MERNVGSLQEEALKRKERLKALRDKKIHGREQEDGEPESKKASLEETTEERHRELKLRNYTPEDEELKERQVPKAKPASVEDKVKDQLEAANPEPIIEEVDLANLAPRKPDWDLKRDVAKKLEKLERRTQRAIAELIRDRLRGSEEELAGAVGAVGVEEGDSD, via the exons ATGGAGCGAAATGTTGGCTCTCTACAGGAGGAGGCCttgaagagaaaagagaggttAAAAGCACTAAGAGATAAAAAGATCCAT GGGCGAGAGCAGGAAGATGGGGAGCCAGAGAGCAAAAAAGCTTCATTAGAGGAGACTACTGAAGAAAGGCACAG AGAGCTGAAGCTGAGGAATTATACTCCAGAGGATGAAGAGCTGAAGGAGAGGCAGGTGCCCAAAGCCAAACCTGCATCAG TGGAGGATAAAGTAAAAGACCAGTTAGAAGCTGCTAATCCAGAACCCATCATTGAAGAAGTG GATTTGGCCAACCTCGCCCCAAGAAAACCAGACTG GGATCTGAAACGTGATGTGGCAAAGAAACTGGAGAAGTTGGAGAGGAGAACACAGAGGGCCATCGCTGAGCTCATCC GAGATCGTCTTCGAGGCAGCGAGGAGGAGTTGGCAGGAGCGGTGGGAGCAGTgggagtggaggagggagactCAGACTGA